Part of the Candidatus Coatesbacteria bacterium genome is shown below.
AAGGCCATCGACTGCCTCGACGAGGCCGCCGCCCGGGTCCACCTGGACAACCTCGTCGTCCCGCCGGACCTGGCCCGGCTGCGCGAAGAGGTCGAGGAGCAGCGTCAACGGGAGGCTGAAGCCTCGCGGGAGCACGACTACGAGCGGGCCGCCCGCCTGCACGCCAAGGTGCTGGAGCTCGAGGACCGCCTGCGCCACGCCGAACAGGACTGGGAACGGGCCAAGACCGCGGCCGTCAACCGCAGCCTGGTCGACGCCGAGGCCGTCGCCCGTGTCGTCGCCCGCTGGACCGGCATCCCGGTCAACCAGCTCTCCGCCGACGAGCGCCTGCGCCTGCGCGAGATGGAGAGCCACCTGCACCGGCGGATCGTCGGTCAGGACGAGGCCGTTGACGCCGTCTCCCGGGTGGTGCGTCAGCACCGCGCCGGCCTGGCCGATCCCAGCCGTCCCCAGGGCAGCTTCCTGTTCCTCGGCCCCACCGGCGTCGGCAAGACCGAGCTGGCCAAGGCCCTGGCCGAGTTCCTCTACGGCGACGAGGGCGCCGTCACCCGCATCGACATGAGCGAGTACATGGAGAAGTACGCCGTCAGCCGCCTGGTCGGTGCCCCGCCGGGCTACGTCGGCCACGAAGAGGGCGGCCAGCTCACCGAGGCCGTCCGGCGCAAGCCCTACTCCGTCGTCCTGTTCGACGAGATCGAGAAGGCCCACCCCGACGTCTTCAACACCCTGCTCCAGGTGCTCGACGACGGTCGCTTGACCGACTCCCACGGCCGCACGGTGGACTTCCGCAACGCCATCGTGATCATGACCTCCAACGTCGCCGCCGACAAGATCCTGCGCCTGTCCGGCGAACTGGACGCCGGCGACGACGCCGCGGTCTACGAGCGGATGCGCCGCACCGCCCTCGAGGACCTGCACAACCATTTCCGCCCCGAGTTCCTCAACCGCATCGACGAGATCATCGTCTTCCACGCCCTGACGCGGACGGAACTGAGCCGGATCGTCGAGCTGCAACTGGCCGAGGTCGAGAAGCTGCTGGCCGACCAGGGCATCTCCCTGGAGGTCGACGAGGCGGCCCGCGACCTGATCCTGGAGCGCGGCTACGATCCGCGTTTCGGCGCCCGGCCCCTGCGACGGACCGTCAACCGCCTGCTGACCAATCGGCTGGCGGACCGGCTCCTGGACGGCGAATTCGCGGTCGGCGACACCGTGCGCGTCGGCGTCGTCGACGGCGAGCTGAGTTTCTCCTAGGACCCGATCGGGCGCAGCGGCTGGAAATCCGGGCCGGGGTGGGCTATAATCTTGCAATCCACCACCCCGTAAAAAACGATGAAGCTGATCAGCCCGACATTGATCTTCCTCCTGCTGACCTGCGTCGCCGCCGCCGGCGCCGCCGAGGTCCTGGAGGGCGAGGTCGAGGCCGTCGAGCTGACGGCCGTCGAGGGGCCCGCCGTCGCTTCCAGCTCCCTTAAATCCAACCGCATCAACGCCAAGATGCGCCAACTCGCCGAGCGTCTGGAGCTGATCTACCAGCGCCACCTCGACGCCGGTAACCAGACCCGCGGCTGCCTGCGGATGCAATTCGAGCTGGGAGACGACGGCTACGTCACCGAGTGCCGGATCGTCGAAAACCGTCTGGACGACGACGACCTCGCCGGACGGCTGCTGGACAACGCCGCCACCTGGTACATCCTGCCCAACCGCGACGCCGACCATCCCGGCGGCGTCAGCATCACCTACACCTTCGAGTTCTCCTACTTCAAGGTCACCGTGCCCGTGGCCGTCGAGCCCCTCGAGGCGGGAACCCCCCTGCCGCCGGGACGTAGAATCTGGTGGATCCATAATGATATCGAGGGCCTGCTGCCCCAGATCAACGAGATCTACAACGTCTACCTGCTGGCCGCTCCAGGGCTGGAGGGCGAGATCAAGCTCGCCTTCACCCTGCACCACGACGGCCGGGTGACCGACGCCGCCCTCGTCGAAGACACCATCGGCGCGACCGGCCTGGTCGACGATATTATCGCCAAGGTCTCCGGCTGGCGCCTTTCGTCCCTGGATGACTACGGACCGGAGGGCGACGTCCGCGTCATCTACACCTTCTCCTTCAACTCCGCCTACTGAACCACCCGCGGAAGGAAGAGCAATGACCAACAAGCTGCTGATCCTGTTGCTGGCCGTCCTCTGCGCCTCGGCCGCCGCCGTGGATCGGGCCGTCATCCTCGAGGGGGCCGAGCTGATCACCGTAGAGGGACCCGCCGCGCCCTCCTCCGCCCGCCACCCCGAGTACCTCTCCGATCAGATCTACCGTCGCCAGAGCGACATCGTCAACATCTTCAACGAGATCTACAACGAGAACCCGGAGGTCCAGGGCCGCCTGGTGGTCATGTTCACCCTCGAGGCCGACGGTACGGTCTCCGGCTGCGTGCCCGTCGAGAACACCACCGGCAGCGAAGAGTTGGCCGAGCGTATCTGCGGGTTCATCGAGAGCTGGTGGCTGCTGCGCTGCCCCGAGGAGGCTTATCAGACCTGGGCCACCGTCACCGTGCCCTACGAGTTCCTGCCCGCCGACGAGCCCGCCGCCGACACCCACAGCGCCGTCGATGAGGACGCCGCCGATGTGGAGGACGAGGACGACGGCGGCGCAGCGGCGACCAACCCCTACGAGAACCTCTAGGCCCGCGCAGAAAAGCCTCGACGCGACCAACGGCCCCCGGGGGCCGTTGGTCGTTTATCGTAGCGCCGGGCCCGGCACGCTGCTTGCCGCGGCCGGCCCCGCGGGTCGGCCGCGCATGCAAGAAGCGTGACGGGCACCGGGGGCGGTGTCAATCGTCAGACGGGGAAGACGGCTGCGTCGGGCTCGGCGGGGGGCGGCGGTCCGGCGGCAACTGATCGAGGAACAGGCCGTACTCGAAGTTGAAGCGCTCGGCCAGGTAGCTGTCCGTGGTCAGCAGGCGCTCCAGGGTGCGCAGGAAGGCCACGACGAGGTTCGCGGCGCGGCGGCGGCTGAAGTAGCGGGGGTCGGCGATGGCGTGATCAGCGAGACGCTCCTCGAAGGCCCGCAGCAGGGCGGCGGGGTCCAGCCGGATCAGCTTGTCATCGCGGGGGATGCCCAGCAAGCGGTCCAGATCGGCGCGGCGGAACAGCTCCTCGAAGACCAGGCTGGCGGCGTCGGCCCCCGGTGGGCCCTCCCGGGCGAACTCGGCACAGGCCCTGCCGACCAGGCGCTGGAAGGTCCCGCCGTGGAGCAGCTGATCGTTGCCCCAGCGCAGCACCTCGTAGAGAAAGCCGCCGCGGAATTCCTCGGCGTAGCGACGAAGCTGGGCGGCGTAGCCGTCGTCTTCCCGGTTGGTGTCCTGGTCGGGCATGGTCTCGACGATCAGGTGAGGCGAAGGATCTCGGCCACAGAGACCTCGCCGGAGAGGGCCAGGTCGAGGGCGGCTTCGCGGGCGGTGCGTAGACCGGCCCGCCGGGCGGCCCGGGAGAGTTCCTCCAGGGAGAGCTCGCCGCTGAGCAGCTGGCGGATCTGCGAGGTGGGCTTGAGGTGCTCGTAGATGATCACGGTGCCGGTGGAGCCGGTGTGATCGCAGGTCGGACAACCCGTGGCTTCGTAGAAGGTGAAGGGCCGGGTGGCGGCGATGCGCAGGCTCTCCAGCACCGCCTTGGTCGGCTTGTAGGGTCGCTTGCAGTCGGGACAGAGTCGGCGCAGTTGGCGCTGGCTGGTGGCCAGCAGCAGAGAGCTGGCGAAGAGAAAGGGTTCGCGGCCCAGCTCGCGCAGGGCCAGCAGGCCGGAGAGGATCCCCGAACTGGCCAGGCGCAGGATGACCAGGGAGCGGGCGTAGGCTGAACCGATCAGGCGATCGACGGCGCCGGCGGCGGGCAGCTCATCGGTGAACAGAACGTCGGGTTCCTGCTCCAGGGCGGCCTCGACGGCGGCGGAGTAGTCCAGGCCCTCCTCGGGCAGGGGCTGGATGGTATCCAGGCCCTCCAGACGGTAGCTGGTGTGCTCCTCGACGGTCAGGGCGGCCCGGACCCGGGTGTCGACCCGCTCCAGCATGGCGTAGGCCAGGTCCTTCTTGCGTGAGAAGGGCGGGCCGGTGAGCAGGATCAAACCGTGGCGGCTCTCCAGGGTCCGGTCCAGCTCCTCGGCCATCTTGTCGGGCAGCCCCAGCTCGGTGAAATCGGGGACGGCGCCGCGGCGGGCTTCGAGGATCAACACCGCCCGCTCCCCGGCCAGGGTCGGGGTGAAGTGACAGCCCACGGCCACGGGCCGACCCTCGACGGTCAGGCGGAAGTGGCCGCTCTGCGGGGTGTGACGCTCTGCCGCGGGCAGACCGGCCAGCACCTTGAACTGGTTGAGCAGGGGGCGGGCGTAGCGGTAGGGCTGGGGCGGGCCGGGTTCGAGCTTGCCCGAGATGCGCAGCCGCACGCTGAGTTCGCTTTCGGTCAGCCGCAGATGCACGCTGTGGGCGCCGCGCTCGACGGCGGCGGCGATCAGGTTGGCGGCGGCGTTCTCACCGCCGCCGACGGCGGAACGCTCACCCCGGGGTCGGGGAGCGGGTCGCGGAGGAGATGGCTCGCTGCGCGGGCTGCGCGGGCCGTGCTCGGGGGGTCGGTACTCGTCGTCGAGATTGACGGGAGGGACGTCGGCGTAGACGACGTCGAGGGCGTCGGCGACCTCGCCCTCGAGCATGAAATAGGGCACGATCTCCAGACCCGTGGCGAAGGCCAGCTCATCGAGCAAGGGAACGTTCTCGGGCTCGGCGGTGCCGACGGCCAGTTTGCGACGGTCGCCCTTGAGGGGCACCACGCCGTATTTCTTGGCCAGACGCGGCGCCAATAGCTCGGCCAGCTCGGGCTTGAAGCGGAAGCCGTCGGGCAGGGGATCGACGCCGGCCTGGTCGGCCAGCAGTTTCTTCAGCTGGCTCTCGGCGATCAGCCCCTCATTGACCGCCAGGGTGCCCAGCCAGG
Proteins encoded:
- a CDS encoding AgmX/PglI C-terminal domain-containing protein, translating into MKLISPTLIFLLLTCVAAAGAAEVLEGEVEAVELTAVEGPAVASSSLKSNRINAKMRQLAERLELIYQRHLDAGNQTRGCLRMQFELGDDGYVTECRIVENRLDDDDLAGRLLDNAATWYILPNRDADHPGGVSITYTFEFSYFKVTVPVAVEPLEAGTPLPPGRRIWWIHNDIEGLLPQINEIYNVYLLAAPGLEGEIKLAFTLHHDGRVTDAALVEDTIGATGLVDDIIAKVSGWRLSSLDDYGPEGDVRVIYTFSFNSAY
- a CDS encoding AAA domain-containing protein is translated as MERYLNDEAVEAVRSAQDVARSLGFDYVGTEHLLAGIARQVGTDAAKALAERGASFDAITEELERLLSHSGRGTTLSLTPRLEGAIRRAAESTMQDEKKAGPAHLLAAILVDRNSGANRVLAALHVPTDELLAALGAAGDASGESSLDIFGRDLTELARRGELDPVIGREAEIDRVVQVLSRRTKNNPVLIGEPGVGKTAIAEGLAQAVVERRVPESLLDRKVIMLDLAAVVAGSKYRGEFEERLKKLLKEVEGGPYILFLDELHTVVGAGAAEGAIDAANILKPALARGELQAVGATTLAEYRKHIEKDAALARRFQPVLVEEPSVEETVAILQGLREKYEEHHQVKIAGEAIESAARLSARYVSDRFLPDKAIDCLDEAAARVHLDNLVVPPDLARLREEVEEQRQREAEASREHDYERAARLHAKVLELEDRLRHAEQDWERAKTAAVNRSLVDAEAVARVVARWTGIPVNQLSADERLRLREMESHLHRRIVGQDEAVDAVSRVVRQHRAGLADPSRPQGSFLFLGPTGVGKTELAKALAEFLYGDEGAVTRIDMSEYMEKYAVSRLVGAPPGYVGHEEGGQLTEAVRRKPYSVVLFDEIEKAHPDVFNTLLQVLDDGRLTDSHGRTVDFRNAIVIMTSNVAADKILRLSGELDAGDDAAVYERMRRTALEDLHNHFRPEFLNRIDEIIVFHALTRTELSRIVELQLAEVEKLLADQGISLEVDEAARDLILERGYDPRFGARPLRRTVNRLLTNRLADRLLDGEFAVGDTVRVGVVDGELSFS